Part of the Primulina huaijiensis isolate GDHJ02 chromosome 15, ASM1229523v2, whole genome shotgun sequence genome is shown below.
TCgatatttgaaaaagaaaaatactcGCATGCACATACATAGTGGGAGGATTGTGAAAAGAGAGGTATGTTCATCATGCGTCAACATGTGGCCATAAAAAGTAATGAAATGATCAGAGAGCGCAAATGTGCCTCGTTTAACTTTTCTTTTGAATAGGCTGTGTGGCCGCTGTTTTGTTGTCTTCATAGTACCTAAAAAAACTCGACTAGGTTTTAGTGTCATTACAAGACAATCTACAAATGAATACAACCGCAACCTAGTTCTACCTCAAGAAACAAACAAGCACACGAATACACCACCTGCCTCAAGAAACAAACAAGCACACGAATACACCACCTGCCAGATCATATATGGCTTCTTCTCAATCCATCATGTTCAAATTTCTAGTGGCCTTCTTTGTTATTGCTTCTTCTCTAAGTGCTCATGTTTTCTCGGGCACCAGCGTCGGGCTGAGACACGCCTGTAGCCATTTACAGGCAAACCAAACTTTCCGGCCGCGGCACGAGTTGCATAAGTTGAGGAGAATAAGGAGTTACCTTAAAAAGATCAACAAGCCTGCGGTCAAGACAATTAAGGTGGTTGTGTATTCTGGTTTATGTGATCTTTTACTATGAGGTCGAAATTTTCGTaaatttccttttctttttcttgaataaTTGGGGTAActgtttgtaatttttttgcGTTTGATTTGTAACTTGTTTATAGAGTCCTTATGGTGATGTCATAGATTGTGTTTTAGCTCATCATCAACCAGCATTTGATCATCCTAAGCTCAGAGGACAGAAGCCGCTGGTAATTTAATTACCGTCATTCTTTCCTCttcattttatataaatttcttGGTTAGAAcattacatatacatatatacacacacacttgattatGGTACATATAATTTGAGTAATAGTATGACTAAATGGAAGATATGTaggagaaaatatcaaaagggcTGTTTTAAATTTACTCAAATATCAACTATATATGCATGTCAAAATATCAATTCTTGATCCTCGAAAAAATATTCGAAAATCTTCTGTTTTGCTTGATTGCAGGAGCCACCTGACAGACCAAAGAGCAATGTGTCCAATATCGAATCCATTACAGGAATATTTCAATCATGGATCAATAACGGTGAATCATGCCCTGAAGGAAGCATTCCGATCAGAAGAACAACAGAGAAAGATGTTCTGAGGGCTACTTCGATTCGCAGATTCGGTAAAAAAATCGCAAGGGGCGTACGACGAGACACGATGAGTAGTGATCATGAGGTTAGATTATTAGATATCGATCATCTTTCCTTCAGTATATATTAAAGTTCTGGCTTCTGTACGTTTTATTGTGGTGTCTTTNACCCAGCGTAACAGATGAATACGAATTCAGCCTGTCTCAATTATGGCTCATCTCTGGTTCCTTTGGTCATGATCTCAACACCATCGAAGCCGGTTGGCAGGTCCGTTCACCAGACCCGATAATTTAATCGAGCTTTACTAcgtacaaaataattttaaaaaatattaaattttatgtcGGACACCTTTGTACGTAAAGGACATGGATGATAATAACGAGTCGAGTTTATTTTGCCATCGGATTTGGGTCAATTGGCTACTATTAAAATACGTACCATTTGCAGGTCAGCCCGGAATTATATGGAGACAACTATCCTAGGTTTTTCACGTATTGGACGGTTAGTAAAATTGTTTTGtgacaatataatataattaattatatgtacGATGGTTGTTATCAATGAAAACAAGAACTATTACATCACTAATGTATGGAAAGTATGGGAATTAACAGACGGATGCATACCAAGAAACGGGATGTTACAATTTACTATGTTCCGGATTTGTGCAAATTAACAACAAAATTGCCATTGGAGCAGCAATTTCTCCAAGGTCATCTTACAGCTCTAGACAATTCGACATCGGCATTATGATTTGGAAGGTATGCGGAGTTTgtcgattgttttttttttttcgggaGATGTTTGTTACAACTGAGTTTGACGAGATATAAATCATACCCCATCCTTCTCATGTTATCCAGTCAATGGCTTCCCGTTAGctttacaaattatttaattagtgaaAAAGGGTCgggatgaaattttttatatactaagctttaattaattaatggtgTATCTTCCACGCTTCGTTTTCTTCGATGTTTTCTGATAAAAATATGGCACGATTCTCTTCTTTCCGAAGGGGCATGCTTTGATCCACTTTTGACTCCCTTTTTCtcgcaaaaaaaaataatatttcttagATGCTTTAGAATCTCAACACTAATTCTTAATTCGATGTAACTTCTTTCCAATTTTCTAGAGAAAAACTAGGTATTCGTGTACAAGCCAAGAGCCCGAGACTTGGGTGCACTCTTGCTTGTTTATTTGGGCGGCCcgaatttttttgaaaagaatAAACCATGTTGTGCTAGTGTCCTTATTTAAGCTTAGTTTATTTTGTTCAAGATTGTTTACGAGTTCTATTGATTGAAAACTCAACTCCTATGAAGCCCCGAAGCTCGTTTTaagaataaatttattttaaaaaattttactttGCACGTAGTTCAGATGACTATCGAATTAAATAATTTGGACTTCATTTCTACTGTTATTCGATAATTTTCGAatcatcaaataatttttgagtACTGAGGCGTGAGTCGCGTCTAGGATCCGAAGCACGGACACTGGTGGCTCGAATTGGCACCAGGGCTCCTAGTAGGATATTGGCCATCATTCATGTTTAGTCACTTACAAGGGCATGCAAGTATGGTTCAATTTGGAGGAGAAATAGTGAACACTAGATCAATGGGGTCTCACACGTCAACACAAATGGGAAGTGGGCATTTTGCAGACGAAGGATTCAAGAAAGCATCCTATTTCAGGAATTTGCAAATTGTTGATTGGGATAATAACTTGATCCCTTTATCCAATCTTCATCTCTTGGCCGATCATCCTAATTGCTACAACATAAAAGCTGGGAAAAATAGTGTTTGGGGTAATTATTTTTACTACGGAGGCCCCGGAAGAAACTCTAGGTGTCCATAAGAAAATNTATCACATGAACTACAAATCATCGTCAGTGATTCTCCGATTTTCTAATATGCCAACCGAGTATTTACTCGGTTGGTATATTGGATATCTTCGTTGCTTTTGagattttaattattgttaATTCTTTTGGaccttctttaattttttttaaaatttttttgactCTTGATTACTTTAAGCTTTTGGAGGGTAGTTTGTGTTTGATTTTTTCTCCTTGTAATAAATTTCTTGTTCCCTTTCCATGTAAATTAAACAGAGCTTTTGTAGGTACCATTTAATATCTTATTGTCCTTTCTCATCTAATCTGCTGATTCTCAGTCCCCAAACTAGATTTCCAATATCTTCcagctaatttttttaataataaaaaatttaattaaaataataagtgTATCTCAGTCAGCTAGCAGGCAGGTTTACTATTTATTAttggaaaattatatattaaagctCAGTCAACcaagtaattaattaataaaaacaaacGAAAAGTCTTTCGATATTTCTTCgggatatatataatttcatgaAAGTAGTGAGAGTATTGGGTAAGTAATTCCTTTGGCTATGCTTAAGTCAACAAATCTTCCTACTATTAAAAATAgtctaaaattatattattgtattcaaaaatattttaaaaattatttttttacacaaaaatggtgttcttttggatttttgtaatttaaaaaatacttaaaaatgattaaatcaaAAAGtcgataaatgatttttaaggTGCTTTCTTCAATTAtcttttatttaagaaattaaatgcATTGCACCTCCTTATagttaaattcaattaatttggAATTGAAGTTCATAACATggaataataaattaaagattgtgaagaaaaaattatGCAGGAAAATTATAAAACTTAATCATATGCAGAAAATACAGTGTTTGCAACCTCTAAAAAACGTTGTAATAATCCAATTCGATGAGATAGAACAAATGAATAATCTCGTGTGAATCAATTTCTAGTCAAAGGATTAGAGTATTCGATTGcgccaaaataaaaaatttaccgATTAGATTGCTAATCGAATTTGTTCAAACATGAATTAAAATTAGTGAAAGATAATTTTTATACAAGTCTACTGTCTAAAACATTTGAATTGCTATTAACATACGGCAAGTAGAGAATCATCAGATATCAGTTCCAACAACTTTGTAAGCATAGTCCACAAATCTAACCAGTTCATCAGGACTACAAATACGAGAACCCGAAAGGTCGGAAAGATTAAGTCGACCATGTTCTAGTGAGGTTCGATTAAGATTGACATTCGTGTCACAACGGTCAAATACCATGCAATATGTTCTTCCCAGCTCATTGCAGAACTCAATAAACGTTTGATCCTCAATGATTTCCATAAAAAGAAAAGGGAGACATTGATCTTCCCATGTGTCAACAGATTTCATGTTCAAACAAATTTGTCGGATGCTTCTCAGATTGGAAAAAATAGCCTGCGTCATTTGAGATGAATTCCAGAGGATATCTCCATCATCGCTTGTTAGTTGGTGAAGTACGATCAAATTGGCGAAGGCGAACCGAATCATGAACCTAAAAAGATCGCAGAAATCCATCCCTACAAGGAAATAAAACTCCATATAGGATATTTTATCACAGTAAAATCACCGCATAATATTAAAGTTGATTCCAAATTATGACGCACgaacattttcttgaaattacTTTATACAGGGACCACACTTTTGGAGTCAAAACATACGTGGTGCGTTAGAAATGCCCAAAAAAACA
Proteins encoded:
- the LOC140959391 gene encoding protein neprosin-like — protein: MASSQSIMFKFLVAFFVIASSLSAHVFSGTSVGLRHACSHLQANQTFRPRHELHKLRRIRSYLKKINKPAVKTIKSPYGDVIDCVLAHHQPAFDHPKLRGQKPLEPPDRPKSNVSNIESITGIFQSWINNGESCPEGSIPIRRTTEKDVLRATSIRRFGKKIARGVRRDTMSSDHEFWLLYVLLWCLXPSVTDEYEFSLSQLWLISGSFGHDLNTIEAGWQVSPELYGDNYPRFFTYWTTDAYQETGCYNLLCSGFVQINNKIAIGAAISPRSSYSSRQFDIGIMIWKDPKHGHWWLELAPGLLVGYWPSFMFSHLQGHASMVQFGGEIVNTRSMGSHTSTQMGSGHFADEGFKKASYFRNLQIVDWDNNLIPLSNLHLLADHPNCYNIKAGKNSVWGNYFYYGGPGRNSRCP